AGGCCGGCAGGCGGCAGGCCTGGTTCTCCACAGAAGGCCCAGGGGGTTCAGGCTGCGCGCAGGGGGGTTCAGGCAGCACGTACGCTCTCCTCGCCAGGTGGGCCAAGCGCCGAGACATGCTGCACCTGCCACACTTTCTACAGGGGAAATGCGACCTGTCACGAACAGTCTCCCTACTGTCTAAGGACCGACCATCAAGCAAGAAGTCACCCACGGTTACCACGACTGTCTCGGTGCCCATGGAGGGGACAGAGCCCTCAGGGACCACTGAAGCGGAAGCTACAGAAGGCGGAGACGACACCGAGGGAGGAGATGACGATTAGGGGCGACTCGGTAGCACCCCTCAATACAGACATGGCATATAAATGTGTGTCTTCTTTTGAGACCCGTTGGGGAGCCGGGGGCTGTATGGGAACCCTGCCGCATGTGTGTCTGAGAAAGCTCACCGGGTAAGGACTGAGTGGGAACACGGGGTGGTTATGATCGGGGGCTGTGAACTGAGCCTAGGGAAGCTCTGGTCTGAGTGAGTTCTGGGGACACCTGGCGTGGGTCTGAACTGGGGAAGTGGACCGGAGGTAGTTCTGGGCGAGGGAGCTTGTGGGAACTAGAATGAAGCGAGCTTGCAACAGGGGTCATTGGGGGACCAGAGACACGCATATCCACGGGAAGGTGTCCTGAGCTGTCCTATTTCGGGGAGCACCTCTGACTGACAAGCCCCTTTTCTCACACTTCTCTTGCCCCCCCAGCACCAATGCCTGAGTGGGTACGGAAAAGTATgggcttggggctggagacaggttgagagcactgactgcactgccagaggacctgggttcaattcccagcaacccccaCAGCCgctcacagctctctgtaactccagttccaggggacctgaccccCATGGTGAAACCctaatgcacattaaaaataaataaataaggagagtCCAGCAAGGACCTGCACCGTCCCGGAGTCCCCACTGGCCACGCCTTTCCCTGGAAGTGTGTCCTCTGCACTCAGACTTGGCCTGCCAATcagccctttctctcctcttagtCTTACAAGCATCCTGCATCAATGCTACCCTCTGTAAGGACCACCCCCACAGTAAATATCTTGCAAGTCCAGTGGCCCCCCGTGTCTGTTCTTCTTGGAAGATCAGACTACCCTAATGGAAGTCTGGGCTGGGTGGGTCTGCACTCAAGAGCCTCTCACCTCCCTGGTGCCCCCGGTGGAGGGCCAGGGAGAAGTTGGGGTCCTATATCCCCTGTGGCTCAAGGGCCTCCAAGATCAAAGGTGGCTTGGTCTGGCAGGAAGCTTGTATCAATCTCCTTCACCCATTCAGGCCCCTAACCAGACAGGCAGGCAGTGCTCCAAAACGAGACATTTATCCAAGTGAGGGGACAGGTGGGTGTCCTGGCGGCCGGGTGATGGACAGGGCAGCTGTGCATCTCCGTCAGGTCCAGGGGGATGAGGTTGTCTGTGGGAAGGGAAGGTGGGGTTAGTGAACAGTTAGGATTACTCCTCTTTGTCCTCTTCTGAGGTCCCCGTCCATGAAAGGCCAGGGAGCCCCTGACTCACTGATGGGCACTCAAGCTCACCTAGACCCCTCCCTCCATCTGCCGCGGAGCCCCaggagtgcgtgtgtgtgcacaagtgtgtgtgcctTTCACTCAGCAGCATCCCCTGACACAGGTGAGTCTGTGGCAGGAAACAGCAGAGAGGCACAGAGACAGGGGGAGGAACCGAGATGGAGAAAACAGGCGAAGACAGAGAAACAGCTGGGGGGACCCCAACACCTGCAAGGCTGGGAAAGAGGatcttcaaggccagtctgcagtgcagagtttgaggccagcctgggctacagactgtgagatcctgtctcaaaaaagtcaagccaaggggctggagagctaggttgcttgctaccaagtctgactGCCTGTTGGCTCCCCTGGACCCctgtggtggaaggggagaacccgCTCCTGCTGGTTATCCTCTGCTCTCTATATGCACCCCAcagcacacagaagcacacagatCCAacataaatgatgtaattaaaagCCAAATGGAAACCAAGCCGAAAAGAACCAAGCCGGATGAGGTGGCTcaaactgtaaccccagcatgtaAGAGACAGGGGAGTACCACATATTAAAGGCCAGCCTATGTTATATAATGAGACCATGTTAGGGaaggggagtggaggaggaggagggggaggagggaggaaggggaggaggagggaaacaaggaggggaagaggagggagaggaagaggagggggaggaaggggagggagaggaggagagggaagaggaggaaaaggagggggaagaggcgaggaggaggaaggggaggaggaggaggagaattgcCCATGTGTGAATTTTGGTCCCGGGAAGTCAGCATTACTAGAGCATGCCCTTCTGTCAAAATTCAAGTTCTTTGAGGTCTCCCCAAATGCACACTTCCGAGGAGCGTTAAGATCGTCAAGAGCCATTTTAACCACAGATGGCTGTTTTGGCATATGTCAAATGTTGTGATCCAACATTGGTTCATGCTTCACACATGCATAGTTGTTCAGTCTTTAAATATTgtgtgggcttttttgtttttggtttttttggtttttgagacagggttcagggtttctctgtgcagctttggagcctgtcctagaactcactctgtagaccaggctggcctcgatctcacagagatccgcctggctctgcctcccgagtgctgggattaaaggcgtgtgccactaccacctggcaatgTGTGAgtatgttttaagatttattttttatgtgtatgaatgttttgcctgcttgtatgtctctgcaccacatgtgtgcctggtgcctcaagaagaggccagaagaaggcatgagatctggaattggagttgcagacacttgtgagccgccatgtgggtgctgggaatggaactcaggtcctctgcaagggcagccatgttgttgacctctgagccatctctccagcccctgttttggtgttttgaagACATCTCACTATTAcagtcctggctagcctagaacccaCTATGTAcattaggctggtcttgaacgtCCTGTGattgcctgagtgctgggattatagggattACCGACCacgtatacagcatgtatgactgcaggccagaagagggcaccagatctcgttatagatggttgtgagccaccatgtggttgctgggaattgaactcaggacctctggaagagcagtcagtgctcctaacctctgagccatctctccagccccgggttTAATTCTTGTACAGAAATCCCACTTAGGAAATGGATTCAATCATTCCCATCCGCCCACAAACTCATCCATTTTTTCTCATGTCTACCTGCCCAAACTATCCATCCAACCACTTCTCTTCATCCAACCCTACCTATTCACGCCCCCATTCACCCATCACATCTACCTATTAACTAATCTGAGGTTGAAGGAGGACGACCTCACATTGTGAACCTGGggtacacagcaagactctgtctcaaacacaaaacaaaaccataactcATTTATCTATCCATCAGTCCTATGAAACCTTCTATGCACCATTCTACCCATCCATCAGTGAATCCATTCATTAGTTCTTCTGCTCCCATGCACCCAATTCATCAACCAACTCTTCTATAAACCATTCCAAGCCACCCCATCCATCAGCCAACTCATCCATGCTCCATTTACCCATCTATCAACTAAAAcgcatgcattcattcatctaCCCATCTTCCATTCATCTTTTAACACATTTTATCCACCATCTATTTATTGATCCATCCTTCCACCTGCCTACCCATTCTCAGCCTTTCCTGAGTTCACAGTTTTTGCTGGGTAGTGTTAGGAACAAAGACCCCAAAGACTCAGGCTTCCCCGGTACAGGGCTTCCTGTCAGGTGTGAGAACCAGCTCGCAGAGACATGCTTTATGGCTATCCAAGTGGGCACAGGAGCGACTCAGACAATATGAatactcagaggcaggcagaggcgggagctgatgcctGAAGAACATGCAAGTTTCCTGGCTGGATGGCAGACAGCAAGGGCCCTCCTGGTTATAAAGGACAGctagctgtctgtctgtggtcTGAGAGATACAAGTGCAGATAAAGTGTGGAAGAAGTGAaacggtgggggtggggggatgcacacttttaaccccagcacttgggaggcagaggcaggcggatctgtgagttctgagttcgaggccagccgggtctacagagtgagttctaggacagccaggattgcacagagagacccatctcaaaaacaacaacagaaacaaacaaacagtgttAAAGAAGCTGAACTACAAAGCAGAGGTTCCACACATTGGCAAGCCGCCTGGGTTTAATAAGAGGGCAAGAGAGAGCCCTAGCCAGTCTTTGAGCAGAAGCCGGAAAgctgaagaagtgtgtgtgtttaagaaagGGAATATAGGGGCTGAAGTGATGGCTTAgcggttgggagcactggctgttcttcccaaggacctgagttcaattcccagccctcacatggctcacagctgtctatcactccagttccaggggatctggcatcctcacacagacatagtgcaggcagaacaccaatgcgcattaaaaataagtaaatctttaaaaagggagggggaacaCAGGGGCCAGGCAAGGTAGCTCATTGGGTAAaaccaccaagcttgatgacctgagtttgataatttaaaaataaaatttggcgtggttaagagttctttctgagagaaagagaaggagagagagggagggaaagaggaaagagagagaacccAAGGTCAGTTGCCAACACCCACGGCAGGGGTTCAAAACTGCCTACAACTCCACTccgggagtggtggcacacgtctttaatcccagcactcaggaggcagaggcgggccgAACTccctgagttcgagcccagcctggtctacatatcaagttccaggacagccagagctgcacagtgagatcttgtctcgaagaagaacaacagagaaagagaaggaattgAGGGTGATCCCCCTCGCCATGTACCCACTGCACATTATGTGGTCCGGACAAGCATGGCCCTCACCCCCGGGGGCTTACGGTACAGTAACAGGAATGAACTCGGAGAACTGGGTACTGCGAGGGGATGGGGTGAGGCCTAGCTCGTGCACGTGGGGCAAAGAGAGGGTGCGCCTGGCGGCCGAGCCTCGTCCCACCCCTGCTCCGGCCGGCGGGCCGGCGTCTCTGCTCTCTCTGACTCACTCCCCTCGGGTGGCCCCcaccacctctccctctctctctccccgcgtCCTCACCTGGGGCTCACTCGCTGCCCGCGCCCGCCGCCCCGGGCCCCGCCTCGAGCGTGGCGAGCTGCAGGCGCACGCGGCGGGagccggcggcggcggaggaCGTCGGGGGCGCGCGGGCCGCTCGGCGCGCGGCGCGGGCCCCCGGGGCGGCGCGGGCACTGGCGGCGGCGGGCGCCGACCAGCGGCGGGACAGCTTGCGGGCGAGGCGGGCGATCGCCGAGGGCCGCAGGCCGTAGTCGCGCTCCAGCTCCTGGCGCGAGATCTCGATGTTGCCGGTGTACCAGAGGATCCAGCCCAGCAGGCTCAGGAAGACCAGCAGCGCCCCGGAGTAGATGAGCAGGTCCCCGAAGTCGCGGCCGCGCACCTGCAGCTGCGCGAAGACGCCGGTCAGCAGCGCCGCCATGCCCGCCACGTCCAAGGCCACCGCCAGCAGCAGCGCCATGCGGCAGCGGCCCAGGCCGGCCGCCGCCGGAGCCGGGGCGGGCGCGGGTGGGGACGAGGCGCCGGCCGGGGACGCCTGGGAGACGCACGACGGTGACACCGCCGCCATGGCCCTCGGtggcccgccgccgccgccgcctgctcCCCGAGAGCGTCCCGGGGTGCGGCTGCCCGGGGCGGGGTCAGGGCCCTGCGCCAGGTGTGCCCAGCGCCTGTGTGGTCACCTGAGCGGGACTGGGGCTCACAGCCTGGACTTGGTGGCCCGGGTGGCTCAGAGGTCAGGGAGGGGGCAGCGGCGCACGATCCTGCCCGTTCAGGAGCGCCAGGTGATTAGGGTCGAACTTGGTGGTGGTGTAAGTTAGCAACATGTTGTATCTATTTAGTGCCCGCCTCCTGAGGCCTCCTGTGCCATCAGGCCCATGATGAACCCAAATGGGGACCAGAACCAATCGCTGggcaggctggggatgtagctcacttggtagacagTGCACGCGGGACacccttgtgcttgctaggcatgcacttgcctagcatggttCCATGCTTTGCACAGCACAAAAACATTCTCTCGGGCACAAAAGCAGCGGCCAAAGCCCTGAAACGCTCTTGCTTTTTTGGGATCTCCTGTGCGCAGCACAGGCCTTGTGAAACCCAGGGTGGGAAAATGAACCCATCTCTCAGGTGCTGACTGACTCTATCTGACCCACAGTACACCCAGGTCAGGGCTGTGCTACTCATATGTGACCCTGACAaaatccctggctgtcctggaactcgctctgtagaccatgctggcctcgaactcagagatctgcctgcctctggcttcacCACCCGGCGAAACTGTGGCTTTCTTATTGATAGATTCTTCTAGAAAAAGTCCTTCCCTGCTGTGGGAGCTGGTCTATGAAGATGGCTTTGACTTCAAGAGAACTTAACAGATATGGCCAGGGCACTCATCTGGAAGGCAGCATGGCCCGGGCAAACATCTGGGCCGACCTATGTGGAACACTAAACAGAACCAACATCTTCCACACATCTGCTCCCCGGAGTGGGAAACTTCCAAGCAGTTCTGTCTGGGTTCTCCCAAGCCCATCAGAGTTGAAGAAGGCTCAGGATGATGGAGGAGGAAGTTACATTTTCTTTAGTGATGTAGCCACTGGTAAAATGCACTCACTCCTGTAAACAAACTCCCATCCATGAGCCTGTAATCAACACCAAGGAAACTCACTGGGACACACACAATACAGATTAACTGCAGTGTgaggatatgatcaaaatgcagtatatacacacatatacacatatgaaaatgtcatttaaacCCATACAATGCATAATTAATAAATGCTAACAAAACATTAAGAAAGGTTGTGGAGCAAATTGCCAGTGGGCAGCCGGAATTGGCCAGATGTGCTGAGGACAGACACAGAGTGTTTCTGCAGACTGAACCAGGCACAAGACAATCAAGTGAAGGTGGCAGCCCCACCAGCGTATTCCTGGAGAGGTTTGAACATGGTCCACTGGGCCCTGGTGCTCTCGTGGGAGAGAGTTCAGTGACTGTGAAGACTCCATGCCACATCAATGCTTAAAACAGTCCACGCGCCCTTTGAAAGATCAAGTCgtgacagttaagagcacttgctgttcttgcaaaggacccaggttcaatttccagcatccacatggcagctcataactgtctgtaactccagtttcaggggatcggacacacacacacacacacacacacacacacacacacacacacacgtaaaacaccaatgcacgccgggcggtggtggcgcaagcctttaatcccagcactcgggaggcagagtcaggcggatctctgtgagttcgaggccagcctaggctacagagcgagatccagggaaggcacaaagctacacagagaagccctgtctcgggaaaacaaaacaacaccaatgcacataaaaataaaatttaacaaaaatcttaaaatgagTTCTAAAGCCTGGAGTAAGGACGCACTCCTGGAATCCTAAGGGAGgatgtgagttcaaagtcagtcagCCAAGAGAGCAAAAGTCTTTTTTGAAATGTTTACTTAGTGCCCGCCGCGTGCCAAGGGCTAACTGAACATACCAGAGCCACGGTCTCGGTGCCTGTGCGTTCGGAAACTCTCGGAGAGCCGGGCTCTGGGCTCCGAAAACTTCCCCAGCGCCCGGGGCGCGGCAAGGTTCCACCGCGAGAACTCGCCTCCGCATCTCTAGCCGAAGATAGCCGAAGATTTCCGAAGGTTCCCGAGCGGCACGCGAAGAGACCGTCGAGACGACTCGGAGGCGGAACCCGAGGACGGGAGGAAGCTGGGTGGCCGACTTCAGGCGCGCCCGGGGAGGAAGCGGAAATGCGTTGCCACTTTAAAGGCGTCGGCCCGCCCCTCGCGCCCCTCTTTCCGTCTCCGGCCGCCGTCGGGAGAGGAGGTGAGTGCGGGTCGTCTCCTGGCCCCTCGTGGCCGCCATCTCGCGCCCGCCGCCTCGGCCTCAGCCTTGTTTCCCTCCCTGTGCCCCAGCGCCATCCGCAGCCCGCATCGCCACCGGAAGTAGGGCCATCTTTCCCCTTCCCCCGCACACCTTCCAGTCGCAGCCGCCCTAGTTCGGCCGGCCTGCCTCCTCCGGTCGCCCCCTCCGGCCGGCGGAGCCCTTGCTCGTCGTTTCCCGGCGGTGTCCCCCTCTCCCCGGGCGCCAGGGCCTCGCTCGCTCCCCCGCTTGGCTAACCCCTCGCACGTGTccccgcagccgccgccgccatgtcCGCGCATCTGCAGTGGATGGTCGTTCGGAACTGCTCCAGCTTTCTCATCAAGAGGAATAAGCAGACCTACAGCACTGTAAGTGGGGCCCGCGTGGGAGGGGCGCCCCGGGGCCCGCGGCTGGGCCGCCTTCGCGCGTCCCCCGGGCTCAGCGCCATCTCCTGCACCTCGCCAGGAACCCAATAACCTGAAGGCCCGCAACTCCTTCCGCTACAACGGGCTGATCCACCGCAAGACCGTGGGAGTGGAGCCCGCGGCCGACGGCAAAGGCGTCGTGGTGGTCATGAAACGCAGATCGGGTGAGCCTTTGCAGACGAGAGGTCTCCTTTCCCGGCCTCACGGTGTCCCTGGGGTTGAGTGTGGGCCAGGGGAGCCCCCGCCCTCACCCTGGCTTGCCCGCTGCGTAAGTCGGAACTGGATAAACTCAGTGATTCATTGAGGGGACTTTAAAAGAGAGAGGAATGGGATTTCCACGGGCGTTGGTGGAGACTGACACCTAGTGGGTGTGCTGAATGGACAGGTGGAAAGACAGCTGGGTACGGGAGAGCAGGTTCTTGGGTGAGGTTCTGTGTTCCCCATCTGGGAGATACTCTGAAGGGCCCACACAGGTGGACTGATTCCTAGGCTCCCCGTACCAGGTCAGCGAAAACCAGCCACTTCTTACGTAAGGACCACCATCAACAAGAATGCACGGGCCACCCTCAGCAGCATCAGGCACATGATCCGAAAGAACAAGTACCGCCCCGATCTGCGCATGGTGAGTGATGGATGAGTCTTTAAGGCAGGAGGGACCGATGCAGGCCTGGATGCTTGGACTCTGCTTGGCTGGAACTAGGCTGGAGAATCCTGGTTTCCCCAGCCCTTGGGCAGCAGGGAGCAGTAAGTGGGAGTGTCTCTGAGTTGGGGGGCTAAGTTCCCTCTCCTGTC
The nucleotide sequence above comes from Peromyscus maniculatus bairdii isolate BWxNUB_F1_BW_parent chromosome 1, HU_Pman_BW_mat_3.1, whole genome shotgun sequence. Encoded proteins:
- the LOC121827211 gene encoding transmembrane protein 238, which encodes MAAVSPSCVSQASPAGASSPPAPAPAPAAAGLGRCRMALLLAVALDVAGMAALLTGVFAQLQVRGRDFGDLLIYSGALLVFLSLLGWILWYTGNIEISRQELERDYGLRPSAIARLARKLSRRWSAPAAASARAAPGARAARRAARAPPTSSAAAGSRRVRLQLATLEAGPGAAGAGSE
- the Rpl28 gene encoding large ribosomal subunit protein eL28; protein product: MRCHFKGVGPPLAPLFPSPAAVGRGAAAAMSAHLQWMVVRNCSSFLIKRNKQTYSTEPNNLKARNSFRYNGLIHRKTVGVEPAADGKGVVVVMKRRSGQRKPATSYVRTTINKNARATLSSIRHMIRKNKYRPDLRMAAIRRASAILRSQKPVVVKRKRTRPTKSS